In Helicobacter bilis, a genomic segment contains:
- a CDS encoding fumarylacetoacetate hydrolase family protein, with protein MELHGKLVRFLDKGIEFLGILCENDTMVMPLDISNNMNDFIVHYDSFKQYLNKPNPLIPLSDITLLAPIKTPMQDVICLGINYMEHAVESMRFKNEAFDGKREEAVYFSKRINECNAPNGDFFITNNTSQLDYEVELVVIIGKDCRHATRENALDFVFGYTIGNDISARDLQQKHKQWYAGKSLEGAFPMGPCIVLRDDLDITNLDIKSYVNGELRQNSNTSKLIFDVPHVIAELSSYFTLKAGSIISMGTPSGVGMGFTPPKFLKAGDEVVCEIQGIGTLKTNIKK; from the coding sequence ATGGAATTACATGGTAAGCTTGTAAGATTCTTAGATAAAGGCATTGAATTTTTGGGAATCTTATGTGAGAATGATACAATGGTTATGCCACTTGATATAAGCAATAATATGAACGATTTTATCGTGCATTATGACAGCTTCAAGCAATATCTAAATAAGCCAAATCCACTCATACCACTTAGCGATATAACGCTACTCGCACCTATTAAAACGCCAATGCAAGATGTTATCTGTCTTGGCATTAATTACATGGAACACGCAGTAGAATCTATGCGTTTTAAGAATGAAGCATTCGATGGCAAACGCGAAGAGGCAGTCTATTTTAGCAAACGCATTAATGAATGCAACGCACCAAATGGTGATTTTTTCATCACAAATAATACAAGTCAGCTAGATTATGAAGTAGAACTTGTGGTAATCATCGGCAAGGATTGTCGCCATGCAACAAGAGAAAATGCACTCGATTTTGTATTTGGATACACGATAGGCAATGATATTTCCGCAAGGGATTTGCAACAAAAGCATAAGCAGTGGTATGCGGGTAAAAGTTTAGAGGGTGCATTTCCTATGGGTCCATGTATTGTTTTGCGTGATGATTTGGATATTACAAACCTTGATATTAAAAGTTATGTGAATGGTGAGTTGCGGCAAAATAGCAATACTTCTAAGCTAATTTTTGATGTACCACATGTCATTGCTGAATTATCCTCATATTTTACACTAAAGGCGGGTAGTATCATATCTATGGGGACTCCAAGTGGCGTTGGCATGGGATTTACACCACCTAAGTTTTTAAAAGCAGGCGATGAAGTCGTATGTGAAATACAAGGTATTGGGACTTTGAAAACAAATATTAAGAAATAG
- a CDS encoding carbon-nitrogen hydrolase family protein — MKDVNIQDFSGSVAILQLGDLQNKERIATYIKSIPKHSIVLIGEYVVDNFFSQDWGMKPESCLKDKNKLDIFIQFSKEYGHTFIVPFIQHKNKGYYKQMAIITQDGFATYTQQRLIQYPHWNEANFFSNDTKKLPKLPMTFMANGIKFGVLFGFEAHFDEFWMEFKKDSVDVVLVASASTFTSQKRWQNLLTTHAFTNSCYVFRANRIGTHHASDGQTWDFYGHSFVSLGQDIMDSLLNEEGMLCVEIDKAALEALKKEWGFRS, encoded by the coding sequence ATGAAAGATGTAAATATACAGGATTTTAGCGGATCTGTTGCGATATTGCAACTCGGTGATTTACAGAATAAAGAGCGGATAGCAACATATATAAAAAGCATACCAAAACACAGCATTGTGCTTATTGGAGAATATGTTGTCGATAACTTTTTTTCACAAGATTGGGGAATGAAGCCAGAATCTTGCCTTAAAGATAAAAATAAACTTGATATATTTATACAATTTTCAAAAGAATATGGGCATACATTCATCGTGCCTTTTATACAGCATAAAAACAAGGGCTATTATAAGCAAATGGCAATAATCACGCAAGATGGCTTTGCCACCTACACACAACAGCGACTGATACAATATCCACATTGGAATGAAGCAAACTTTTTTTCTAATGATACAAAAAAGCTGCCAAAGTTACCCATGACTTTCATGGCAAATGGTATAAAGTTTGGTGTTTTATTTGGCTTTGAGGCGCATTTTGATGAGTTTTGGATGGAGTTTAAGAAAGATTCTGTTGATGTTGTGTTGGTCGCAAGTGCAAGCACCTTTACTTCACAAAAGCGTTGGCAGAATCTACTCACAACACATGCTTTTACAAATTCCTGCTATGTGTTTAGGGCAAATCGCATAGGCACACATCATGCAAGCGATGGGCAAACATGGGATTTTTACGGACATAGCTTTGTGAGTTTAGGGCAAGATATTATGGATTCTCTATTAAATGAAGAAGGTATGCTTTGTGTAGAGATTGACAAAGCTGCCTTAGAAGCACTTAAAAAAGAATGGGGTTTTAGAAGTTAA
- a CDS encoding AAA family ATPase, producing the protein MGELNSTLSNIFQKTLHFVEDMRHDVLTIEHAFYVMLDNPLGRELVEATGANTKILMDSLNAYLEKHIPKGRALKELEAPHQTPAFMRVFDHMISHAKNAQKASVGIGDFFVALMQEEDCYCARLLKAQGIQIEDVMRIVVDFDEHVSREKAKDSQSQLEKYAKNLNQLAIEGKIDPLIGRDLEINQIAQVLCRRKKNNPMLIGEAGVGKSAIVEGLALRIVERSVPAKLLNNVIYAVDVSSVVAGTKYRGEFETRIKKILAEVEKDKNIIIFFDEIHMIVGAGQSNSGGMDFSNLLKPMLASGRLRCIGATTSHDYKNSFDKDKALARRFTQIKVEEPSEDECLLILEKIAPLYEKFHNVTYENEAIKACVSLSSKYITERHLPDKAIDLMDEAGAKAQLNEFLHNNERKSETLEKLTKTKKTKKDSKTQHKIITKEHIESLMASITNIPKSTINADESMLLKNLESKLKKRIFSQDKAIEKIVEKIKINKAGLGELHRPIASFLFTGPSGVGKTELSKELAKILGIKFERIDMSEYAESHSISKLIGSPAGYVGYEEGGLLINKIRINPHCVLLLDEIEKAHSDVYNILLQIMDSATLTDNQNNKADFKNVILIMTSNAGSKEGNSVGFLDTSEHRVSMAIKDTFSPEFRSRLDAIIPFMPLGVNELQKIAQKYITDLNETLKEKHITLKLSTKAAQFIAQQSIDKALGAREIKKTIDSAIKLPLSNAMLFGELRKGGVAHINVKNNTLVFDIQKQRQEII; encoded by the coding sequence ATGGGTGAGCTAAATTCGACTTTATCAAACATTTTTCAAAAAACACTTCATTTTGTAGAAGATATGCGACACGATGTCTTAACGATTGAGCATGCTTTTTATGTCATGCTTGATAATCCTTTAGGTAGAGAACTCGTTGAGGCAACTGGGGCAAATACAAAGATTTTAATGGATTCTCTTAATGCGTATTTAGAAAAGCATATACCAAAGGGAAGAGCCCTAAAAGAATTAGAAGCACCACACCAAACACCAGCCTTTATGCGTGTATTTGATCACATGATTTCACATGCAAAAAACGCACAAAAGGCTAGTGTTGGAATTGGTGATTTTTTTGTGGCTCTTATGCAAGAAGAGGATTGCTATTGTGCGAGATTATTAAAAGCACAAGGCATTCAAATAGAAGATGTAATGCGTATTGTGGTAGATTTTGATGAGCATGTCTCTAGGGAAAAGGCAAAAGATTCTCAAAGTCAGCTTGAAAAATACGCAAAAAATCTTAATCAATTAGCCATTGAAGGCAAGATTGACCCGCTTATAGGCAGAGATTTAGAGATCAATCAAATCGCACAAGTGCTATGCCGTCGCAAGAAAAATAACCCTATGTTAATAGGTGAGGCTGGAGTTGGCAAAAGTGCCATTGTAGAGGGCTTAGCATTGCGTATCGTAGAGAGAAGTGTGCCTGCAAAATTGCTTAACAATGTAATCTATGCGGTTGATGTAAGCTCTGTTGTGGCAGGGACAAAGTATCGTGGCGAGTTTGAAACGCGTATTAAAAAGATTCTAGCTGAAGTGGAGAAAGATAAGAATATCATTATTTTCTTTGATGAGATTCACATGATTGTTGGTGCTGGGCAGTCAAATAGTGGTGGCATGGATTTTTCAAATCTTTTAAAGCCTATGCTTGCTAGTGGGAGACTGCGTTGTATTGGTGCGACTACAAGTCATGATTATAAAAACTCATTTGATAAAGATAAGGCATTAGCACGCCGCTTTACACAGATAAAAGTCGAAGAGCCAAGTGAAGATGAATGCCTATTAATCCTTGAGAAAATCGCACCGCTTTATGAAAAGTTTCATAATGTAACTTATGAAAATGAAGCGATAAAAGCCTGTGTGAGCCTATCAAGCAAGTATATCACAGAGAGACATTTGCCCGATAAAGCCATAGATTTAATGGATGAGGCTGGAGCAAAGGCACAATTAAATGAATTTTTACACAATAATGAGAGAAAAAGTGAGACTTTAGAGAAGCTAACAAAAACAAAGAAAACAAAAAAAGATTCCAAAACACAGCATAAGATCATCACCAAAGAACATATTGAATCTCTTATGGCTTCAATCACAAACATTCCAAAATCAACGATTAATGCCGATGAAAGTATGCTATTAAAGAATCTAGAATCAAAACTTAAAAAACGCATTTTTTCTCAAGATAAAGCGATTGAAAAAATTGTAGAAAAAATAAAGATTAATAAGGCTGGTTTGGGTGAATTGCACCGCCCAATTGCAAGCTTTCTCTTCACTGGTCCTTCTGGTGTTGGCAAGACTGAGTTAAGCAAGGAATTAGCAAAAATACTTGGCATTAAATTTGAGCGAATCGATATGAGTGAATACGCAGAATCTCATAGCATTAGTAAGCTAATTGGCTCGCCTGCAGGATATGTGGGCTATGAAGAAGGCGGGCTTTTAATCAATAAGATTCGCATAAATCCACATTGTGTATTATTGCTTGATGAGATTGAAAAGGCACATAGCGATGTGTATAATATTTTGTTGCAAATCATGGATTCTGCGACATTAACGGATAATCAAAACAATAAAGCTGACTTTAAAAATGTAATTTTGATTATGACAAGTAATGCAGGGAGTAAAGAGGGCAACTCTGTGGGCTTCCTTGATACAAGTGAGCATAGAGTTAGCATGGCGATTAAGGATACTTTTAGCCCAGAGTTTCGCAGTAGGCTTGATGCGATTATCCCCTTTATGCCACTTGGTGTGAATGAACTGCAAAAAATCGCACAAAAATATATCACTGATTTAAACGAAACACTGAAAGAAAAGCATATTACGCTAAAGCTTAGCACAAAAGCCGCACAATTTATAGCACAACAATCTATTGATAAGGCACTTGGGGCAAGGGAGATTAAAAAAACTATAGATTCTGCTATTAAGCTTCCTTTAAGCAATGCTATGCTATTTGGAGAACTGCGTAAAGGCGGAGTAGCCCATATTAATGTAAAAAATAATACCCTTGTGTTTGATATACAAAAACAAAGGCAAGAGATTATCTAA
- a CDS encoding YifB family Mg chelatase-like AAA ATPase, producing MVNRIYCATQDGLNSKIIEVEATFTRGLPTFNITGLASSSIKESQHRVTSALANLSIDFPPLKLTINLSPSDLPKNGSHFDLPIALLIAASKESIVLDSWFAFGELGLSGVIKNVPLIYPMLLDISLQKPNAKVILPSEARVLYSKIPNLSMYFASDILEALEILRGNIAQADTSSDFEFKSFKINDMPFYYNTSFELDFADVKSQERAVKAALIAACGFHNILFEGSPGCGKSMIAKRMQYILPPLSLKEMIESVKLQAYNEQTLCYKPIRNFRSPHQSASKASILGSATHLKVNPGEIALAHNGIIFFDELPYFKRDILESLREPLENNQLAISRVHSKVIYDTSFLFIGAMNPCPCGNLLSPTKECRCKDSEIRSYRNNLSEPFLDRIDLYIQMQEHIDTPKQTGVIESKDMQKIVFSVFKRQVERGQMDTKGNIIFNGKLSPLQVEQYCPLSLECKNLLDQAKARFNLSYRGEQKIRKVARTLADMQDSNNIQKEHILEALSYRKV from the coding sequence ATGGTAAATAGAATATATTGTGCGACACAAGATGGACTAAATTCTAAAATCATTGAAGTTGAGGCGACTTTTACGCGTGGATTACCTACCTTTAATATCACAGGGCTTGCTTCAAGCTCTATTAAGGAATCTCAACACCGCGTTACAAGCGCACTTGCTAATCTCTCCATAGATTTTCCACCGCTAAAGCTAACCATCAATCTCTCACCTTCAGATTTACCAAAAAATGGCAGCCATTTTGACTTACCCATCGCACTTTTGATAGCTGCGAGTAAAGAGAGTATTGTGCTTGATTCATGGTTTGCCTTTGGTGAGTTAGGGCTATCTGGTGTGATAAAAAATGTGCCTTTAATCTATCCTATGCTACTTGATATTTCCCTGCAAAAGCCAAACGCAAAGGTGATTCTACCAAGTGAGGCAAGGGTGCTTTATAGCAAGATTCCAAATCTATCTATGTATTTTGCTAGTGATATATTAGAGGCACTTGAGATTCTAAGGGGGAATATAGCACAAGCAGACACAAGTAGTGATTTTGAGTTTAAATCCTTTAAGATTAATGATATGCCATTTTATTATAACACTTCTTTTGAGCTAGATTTTGCTGATGTGAAAAGTCAGGAAAGAGCGGTCAAAGCGGCATTGATTGCTGCGTGTGGATTCCATAATATCTTGTTTGAGGGGAGTCCGGGCTGTGGTAAAAGCATGATCGCAAAGCGTATGCAATACATTCTTCCACCACTTAGTCTAAAAGAGATGATAGAGAGTGTAAAACTACAAGCATATAATGAGCAAACACTATGTTATAAGCCTATAAGGAATTTTCGATCGCCCCATCAAAGCGCATCAAAAGCTAGTATTCTAGGCAGTGCAACACATCTTAAAGTAAATCCGGGCGAGATCGCCCTAGCACATAATGGCATTATATTTTTTGATGAATTGCCCTATTTCAAAAGGGATATTTTAGAATCTTTGCGAGAGCCACTTGAGAATAATCAGTTGGCTATCTCAAGGGTGCATTCAAAGGTGATATATGATACTTCATTTCTCTTTATCGGTGCGATGAACCCCTGCCCGTGTGGGAATCTACTCTCACCCACAAAAGAGTGTCGATGCAAGGATTCTGAAATTAGAAGTTATCGAAATAATCTAAGTGAGCCATTTTTAGACAGAATAGACCTTTATATACAAATGCAAGAGCATATAGATACACCAAAACAAACTGGCGTTATAGAATCTAAAGATATGCAAAAAATTGTCTTTAGCGTATTTAAACGCCAAGTTGAGCGAGGGCAAATGGATACAAAAGGAAATATTATCTTTAATGGTAAGCTATCGCCTTTGCAAGTGGAGCAATACTGCCCGCTTAGCCTAGAGTGCAAGAATCTTTTAGACCAAGCAAAAGCAAGGTTTAATCTAAGCTATCGAGGCGAACAAAAAATAAGAAAAGTCGCTAGAACCCTTGCTGATATGCAAGATTCTAATAACATACAAAAAGAGCATATTTTAGAAGCCCTAAGCTATCGTAAGGTGTGA
- a CDS encoding ATP-dependent Clp protease adaptor ClpS: MPDNKYEYSDSANFETLHEVEIAQPRMQEIILLNDDYTSVDFVITLLMRVFNKSMLDAQTITQFVHNTGEGSCGVYPYDIAELKFSMATNFIRDSGMPLRLVLRDVM, from the coding sequence ATGCCAGATAATAAATATGAATATTCAGATTCTGCTAATTTTGAAACATTGCATGAGGTAGAGATAGCCCAGCCTAGAATGCAAGAGATTATCCTGCTTAATGATGATTATACAAGCGTTGATTTTGTTATTACCTTGCTTATGCGTGTGTTTAATAAAAGTATGCTTGATGCACAGACTATTACGCAGTTTGTGCATAACACAGGCGAGGGAAGTTGTGGCGTATATCCCTATGATATTGCGGAGCTAAAGTTTAGCATGGCGACAAATTTTATACGAGATAGCGGTATGCCATTGCGACTTGTTTTGCGTGATGTTATGTAG
- a CDS encoding TRL domain-containing protein — protein MALGDCSVEAAAKAGGITDIKLIDQEAKNYLGLYGQYTTIVKGN, from the coding sequence GTGGCTTTGGGTGATTGTTCGGTAGAGGCTGCCGCTAAAGCTGGTGGTATCACTGATATCAAGCTTATAGATCAAGAGGCTAAAAATTATCTTGGTCTGTATGGTCAATACACCACTATCGTAAAGGGTAACTAA
- the leuD gene encoding 3-isopropylmalate dehydratase small subunit, which yields MKAQGFIHKYGDNVDTDVIIPARYLNTADHRELASHCMEDIDKDFVKKVKNGDIMVGGWNFGCGSSREHAPIAIKASGISCIIAKSFARIFYRNAINIGLAIIESEEIADFLQDGDKVSIDFDKGEIIESKSQKSFSTTPFPPFIQEIINANGYLNWIAKNKR from the coding sequence ATGAAAGCACAAGGATTTATCCATAAATATGGCGATAATGTAGATACTGATGTGATTATTCCTGCAAGGTATCTCAACACCGCAGACCATAGGGAGCTTGCAAGTCATTGTATGGAAGATATTGATAAGGATTTTGTGAAAAAGGTAAAGAATGGCGATATTATGGTTGGTGGGTGGAACTTTGGCTGCGGGAGTAGCAGGGAACACGCACCTATTGCGATTAAGGCAAGTGGGATAAGCTGCATTATCGCAAAAAGCTTTGCTAGAATCTTTTATCGCAATGCCATTAATATCGGCTTAGCGATTATTGAATCTGAAGAGATAGCAGACTTCCTGCAAGATGGCGATAAGGTAAGCATTGACTTTGATAAAGGTGAGATTATAGAATCTAAAAGCCAAAAAAGCTTTAGCACAACGCCCTTTCCGCCTTTTATACAAGAGATTATCAATGCAAATGGGTATTTGAACTGGATAGCGAAAAATAAGAGGTAG
- a CDS encoding BspA family leucine-rich repeat surface protein translates to MRSILIATLLCYYIAILGCVKTATTDIKEADSKATLNTKQDSKTHSKSNSNEMDSKNSINKNDKNTQSNTESNATQDTSTKSKLKDTREKLDAKSDSKPKTTKNLYSPQTKNELKALVDNNTIKLGDIDTSAITDMSALFKNSMRRDFSGIESWNVKNVTNMYAMFDHAKYFNHDISKWNVENVTNMDFMFADAMRFNQDISRWNVAKVESMNNMFARAKAFNQPLESWNVANVRYMNAMFFEAESFNQSLNKWDTRNVESMREMFYGAKSFNGALESLNVANVINMNAMFAFATSFNQNINAWNVSKVKYMENMFENAISFNQPLNSWNVGRVESMFAMFKNAKEFNQPLESWSVSKVREMRSMFEGALKFNQSLNTWNVSHVTSMSAMFKNAKEFNQPLNKWNLADVWNTSEMFRNATSFNQELRFWSMHNVRYMDRMFESATSFNQDLDYWEMNAKSKIDMFKDSGMEKLPKWYK, encoded by the coding sequence ATGCGTTCTATTTTGATTGCGACATTATTGTGTTACTATATTGCTATTTTAGGTTGTGTGAAAACTGCAACAACAGACATTAAAGAAGCCGATAGTAAAGCCACCCTAAATACAAAACAAGATTCCAAAACTCATTCAAAGTCAAACTCAAATGAAATGGATTCTAAAAATAGTATAAATAAAAATGACAAGAATACACAAAGCAATACAGAATCTAACGCAACACAAGACACAAGCACAAAATCTAAGCTAAAAGATACACGAGAAAAGCTAGATGCTAAATCAGATTCTAAACCAAAAACTACAAAAAATCTTTACTCACCACAAACAAAAAACGAGCTAAAAGCCCTTGTGGATAATAATACCATAAAGCTAGGCGACATTGATACAAGTGCGATTACAGACATGAGTGCGTTGTTTAAAAACTCGATGCGGAGAGATTTTAGCGGTATAGAATCTTGGAATGTCAAAAATGTTACCAATATGTATGCAATGTTTGATCATGCAAAGTATTTCAACCATGATATTTCTAAATGGAATGTAGAAAATGTTACAAATATGGACTTTATGTTTGCTGATGCCATGCGGTTTAATCAGGATATTTCACGATGGAATGTAGCTAAAGTTGAAAGTATGAATAATATGTTTGCAAGAGCTAAAGCTTTTAATCAGCCTTTAGAATCTTGGAATGTAGCAAATGTGCGTTATATGAATGCCATGTTTTTTGAAGCAGAAAGTTTTAACCAAAGTCTAAATAAATGGGATACAAGAAATGTTGAAAGTATGCGTGAGATGTTTTATGGTGCAAAGTCTTTTAATGGTGCTTTAGAATCTCTTAATGTGGCAAATGTCATCAATATGAATGCCATGTTTGCTTTTGCTACTTCTTTTAATCAAAATATTAACGCTTGGAATGTAAGCAAAGTAAAATATATGGAAAATATGTTTGAAAATGCGATAAGCTTTAATCAACCCCTAAATTCTTGGAATGTAGGTAGAGTGGAAAGTATGTTTGCTATGTTTAAAAATGCAAAAGAGTTTAATCAGCCCCTAGAATCATGGAGTGTATCAAAAGTGCGTGAAATGCGATCTATGTTTGAAGGGGCATTGAAATTTAATCAAAGCTTAAATACATGGAATGTAAGCCATGTAACAAGCATGAGTGCTATGTTTAAAAATGCAAAAGAGTTTAATCAGCCCTTAAATAAATGGAATCTTGCTGATGTGTGGAATACTAGCGAAATGTTTAGAAATGCAACTTCTTTTAATCAAGAGTTAAGATTCTGGAGTATGCACAATGTAAGATATATGGATAGAATGTTTGAGAGTGCTACAAGCTTTAATCAAGACTTAGATTACTGGGAGATGAATGCTAAAAGCAAAATAGATATGTTTAAAGATTCTGGTATGGAAAAGCTCCCTAAGTGGTATAAGTGA